Within Flavobacterium pisciphilum, the genomic segment ATAGTATGAATGTTCCAACAGTTTGGATTGTTGGAGGAGTTGATAAAGGAAATGATTACAATGAGTTAATGTCATTGGTTCGTGAAAAAGTAAAAGCAATTATTTGCCTTGGTGTTGATAATCGAAAAATAATTGATGCTTTTGGTAATGTAGTTGATATCATGGTTGAAGTTAATAATATGGCCGATGCTGTAAAAACAGCACAGCGTTTAACTGAAAAAGGTGACGCAGTATTATTGTCTCCAGCATGTGCAAGTTTTGATTTATTCGAAAACTACGAAGACAGAGGAAAACAGTTTAAGCAAGCAGTACATAATCTATAATAAGAGTAAGGACTAAGGTTTAAAACACGTTAATCAAAAAAAAGATATTATAGAGTATGACGACAGATGGAATGAAAGTAAGAACAAAGAAATTTTCTTTGATGGTAATAAATTTGGCAGAGAAATTACCAAATTTTGGTTCAAGTGAAATAATTGCAAGTCAAATTATTAAAAGCGGAACTTCGGTTGGAGCAGATTATAGAGCGGTTTGTAGATCAAAAAGCGACGAAGAATTTGCATCAAAAATGGAGATTGTTTTAGAGAAAGCTGATGAAACTTTATTTTGGATCGAAATCATAGCAGAAAAAAAATGGATTGGAATATCTGAATTAGAAACAATTTGGAAAGAAGGAAATGAGCTAACCGCTATTTTGGTTAACAGTCTAAAGGCAGTTAACAATAGAATTAGTGTAATGAGCTAGAATTAAGAATTTATAAAAATCTAAATTCATAAATCTAAAAAAATAAAATGAAAGAACTAGTAAACAAATTAAAAGGAGATAGAGTAATATGGTCATTCGTGGCTTTATTGGCTTTGTTTTCGTTTATGCCTGTTTTTAGTGCGAGTAGTAATTTGGCTTATATAGGTCATGGAACTGGTAATACATTGGGGTATTTGGTAAAACACTTAGCTCATATTTGTATCGGGTTTTTAATTATTTACTGGGTGCACAAAGTGCCATACCATTATTTTAGAGCTATTTCAAAAGTAGCTTTACCAGTGGTTTGGATTTTGTTGGCTTACACGCTTTTAAAAGGAACTGTTATTGCTGGAGCAAATGCAAGTCGATGGATTCAGGTTCCGTTTATCGGAATCACATTTCAGACTTCTACATTAGCATCGATGGTGTTGTTTATTTTTGTGGCGCGTTATTTATCGAAAACCAGAGATGAAGATGAGCCTTTTCAAGCCTCGTTGATACAGCTTTGGATGCCGGTTTTTGTTACGTTGATGCTTATCTTACCAGCCAATTTTTCGACAACAGCACTTATCTTTTCAATGGTATTGATGCTGACTTTTATTGGTAAATATCCTTTAAAATATATCGGAATCATTATCGGCTCGGGAGTAGTAATGTTTTTGTTCTTTCTTCTCTTGGCGAAAGCCTTTCCTGAATCTCGCTTTTTTAGCAGGGTAGGAACATGGGGAAGCCGAATCGAGAATTTTACAACAGATAAACCAGATGAGGATGATTACCAGATAGAAAAAGCAAAAATTGCTATTGCATCAGGAAAATTAGGAGGTTTAGGACCTGGGAAAAGTGTTCAGAAGAACTTTTTACCACAATCATCTTCCGATTTTATTTATGCGATTATTGTAGAAGAATATGGATTGATTGGAGGACTTACAATATTGGGCTTGTATTTATTGTTGATGTTTCGATTTGTAATTGCATCGCATAAAGCCAATACGCTATTTGGGAAATTAGTCGTCGTCGGGCTCGGTTTTCCAATGATATTTCAGGCGATGATTAATATGGCTGTTGCAGTCGAATTATTGCCCGTAACAGGACAAACCTTGCCGCTTATTAGTAGTGGGGGTAGTTCGATTTGGATGACTTGTTTTGCACTAGGTATCATTATTAGTGTCACCAAAAAAGATGAAGAAATAGAAGAAGAGCTGAAAGAAAAGGAAAAAAGAGAAGAGGTGCTCAAAAGAATGATAGATAGACAATTGCAGGAGGAGAATGAATTAGAGAGTGAAGAAGAAGTTGGAGGGTATTCAATCGAAGATAATGCTAAGAATCCAATGGATGCAGTTATGAAGTGATTGCAGTTGAAAAAAGAGAATATAATAATTTTTAAAATGTAGTAACATTTAAAAATATGACAAAATATAAATTCATATTAAGCGGTGGAGGAACAGGAGGACATATTTATCCTGCAATTGCAATTGCGAATGAATTAAAATTACAATATCCTGATGCTGAATTTCTTTTTGTTGGTGCAAAAGACAAAATGGAAATGCAGAAAGTACCACAAGCAGGATATAAAATAAAAGGACTTTGGATAGCTGGATTGCAACGAAAAATAACTTTCCAGAATGCTATGTTTCCTTTTAAGTTAATCAGTAGTTTATTGCAATCAAGAAGGATAATAAAAGCATTTAAACCTGATGTCGTAATCGGTACAGGTGGTTTTGCTAGTGGTCCGTTGTTGCAAATGGCTGGTTCTGCTGGAATCCCTACAGTTGTTCAGGAGCAAAATTCGTTTCCAGGCATCACTAATAAATTGCTTAGCAGTAAAGCAAGTGCGATTTGTGTAGCGTATGAAAATCTAGAACGTTTTTTTCCTGCAGATAAAATTGTTTTAACGGGTAATCCAGTTCGTCAGGATTTAATAGATATCGATAGTAAAAGAGATGAAGCTGTTGTATTCTATAATCTAGATGCTAATAAGAAGACGTTGTTGATTCTTGGTGGAAGCCTTGGCGCTCGTAGAGTAAATCAATTAATAGAAAAAGAATTGCAAAATATACTTTCTCAAAATGTTCAGATTATCTGGCAATGCGGAAAATTATATTTTGAAGATTATAAAAAATACAATCAACCAAATGTAAAAGTGGTTGATTTTATAGAGCGAATGGATTTTGTTTATGCGGCTGCAGATGTTATCATTTCAAGAGCAGGAGCATCATCGGTTTCGGAATTATGTATAGTTGGGAAGCCTGTTATTTTTATTCCATCACCAAATGTTGCAGAAGATCATCAAACAAAAAACGCGCAAGCAATTGTAGATCAGAAGGGTGCAGTTTTATTAAAAGAATCTGAGCTAGACAGCGAGTTTAGCATTGTTTTTGAAGCACTGTTGAAGGATGAAGGAAAGCAAAAACAGCTTAGTGAGAACATAAAACGATTGGCAAGACCAGGTGCAACAAAAGCAATTGTTGCGGAAATTATAAAGTTGATTAAATAAAAAAATAGTCTGAAGTCGAAAGACATAAAGACAATATGACCTAATTATGAATTTAAACCAAATACAGAACGTCTATTTTATAGGAATTGGAGGCATCGGAATGAGTGCCCTGGCTCGTTATTTCAAAAATATTGGAAAACAAGTTTCAGGTTACGACAAAACGCCTTCAACACTTACAAATGAACTAATCGAAAGTGGAATTAATATTCATTTTGAAGATAATATCAATTTAATTCCAAGTGATTATTTTGTAGAAAATACATTGGTTATAATCACGCCAGCAGTTCCAATTACACATTCAGAGTGGAATTACTTTTTAGAAAGAAATTATGTAGTTAAGAAAAGAGCAGAGGTTTTAGGAATCATTACAAAAGATACCTTTTCATTTGCTGTAGCTGGTACGCATGGTAAAACAACTACATCAAGCATCTTAGGACATATTCTCTATGAAAGTGGAGCTGATGTTACTGCTTTTGTAGGTGGAATTGTTGAGAATTATAATTCGAATTTAATAGGGAACGGAAAAACGGTTACTGTTGTTGAAGCAGATGAATTTGATCGCTCGTTCTTGCATTTACATCCGAATATTGCTTGCATCACATCAATGGATGCAGATCATTTAGATATTTACGGAACAAGTGAAGCTATAGAAGAATCTTTTGTTGAGTTTGCTTCAAAAGTTGAAAATAAAAATAATCTTTTTATAACCAAAGAATTGCCTTTGGAGGGAGTTCAATGTGCTATAAATGAAGATGCTCCGTTTAAAGCATTTAATGTTAGAATAGCAAATGGAAGTTATGTTTTTGATGTGCAAACGCCATCAGAAATTATGAAAGATTTGCATTTTGGTTTACCAGGAAAACATAATTTGATGAATGCGCTAATGGCAATTGCTATGGCAAAAACATACGGAACCTCGACAGCAGCAATTGCAAATGCTATTGCTTCATTTAGCGGAATAAGAAGACGTTTTTCATACCAAATAAAAAAAGATAATCTGGTTTATATAGATGATTATGCACATCATCCAACAGAAATAAATGCAGTAAACCAAGCAGTTAGAGAGTTGTATCCAGGGCAAAAAGTGTTAGCTGTTTTTCAGCCGCATTTGTTTAGTAGAACGAGAGATTTTGCTGATGGTTTTGCCAAAAGTTTATCTGCTTTTGACGAAGTGATTTTATTAGATATTTATCCTGCAAGAGAATTGCCGATGGAAGGAATTACATCGCAATGGTTAATGGATAAAATGAGTAATTCTAACAGGAAAATAGTTGCTAAAAATGATTTATTAGCCTCAATTAAAGCGAGTAATGCAACGGTAATTGTAACTATTGGAGCTGGTGATTTAGGAGAATTAGTACCGTCAATTAAAAATATTTTAAATGAAACTAATTAATTGGGTAAATGTTCGTTTAATCCTTATGTTTGGGGTGGTTGTTTTTTTATTTTCGTTTACTTCACATAGAAATGGAGCGCGAAATTTAAAGAAATCTACCGTTGTTTTTGTAGGGGAAAACGCTATTTTTGTCAAGCCAGAAGCGGTTAATAAATTGTTAATAGAAAATAAAAGAGATGCTTCTAGCATTAAAAAAGAAGGGTTAGATTTGAATAAGATAGAGAAAGCCCTTAATACGCAAGAGATGATTGAAAAATCGGATGTATTTGTGAGTATTGATGGCGTTCTAAAAGCAGTAGTAAAACAGAAAACGCCGATAGCCCGCATTATGAACGGGAATGAGTCGTTTTATATTGATTATGAGGGAGGTAAAATGCCTTTGTCTGATAATTTTACGGCTAGAGTTCCTCTTGTTTCGGGGGATTTAAAAAAAGAAAATAACGGAGAATTGGCTACATTATTCCGCATGATTTATGACGATACATTTTTGAAAAAAAATATCATTGCGATTCAAATTATGCCTAATGGTAGCCTAAAAATGCTCAACAGAAATTTTAATTACGAGGTAGATTTCGGAAGAATGATAAATGTTGAGCGAAAATTTAATAATTATAAGGCCTTTTTTCAAAAGGCAGTTTTAGATAGTTCGTTATATAAATACAAAAAGATAGATCTTAGGTTTACGGAACAAGTAGTTTGCACAAAATAATAGATAATGGGAAAAGATAATATTGCAGTAGGTCTAGATATTGGTACAACAAAAATTGTTGCCATGATAGGTAAGAAGAATGAATATGGTAAGCTTGAGATCCTAGGAATAGGAAAATCAAAAAGCTTAGGTGTTGCGAGAGGTGTTGTAAACAATATTACTCAAACAATACAATCTATTCAGCAAGCGATACATGAAGCGGAGAATAATTCGGGTTACAAGATTAAAGACGTAGTCGTAGGTATTGCAGGACAGCATATTCGCAGTATTCAGCATACAGATTACATTAGCAGAAGCAATCCTGAAGAGGTGATTGGTGAAAATGATATTCAACTTTTAATAGATCAAGTTAATAAACTTGCAATGTTACCAGGGGAAGAGATAATTCACGTTTTACCACAGGAATTTAAAATTGATGGACAATCGGAGATTAAAGAACCGATTGGAATGTATGGTGGAAGATTAGAATCAAGTTTTCACGTTGTAGTTGGACAAGCTTCATCTATTAGAAACGTAGGAAGATGTATTCAGAGTTCAGGAATTGAATTATCAGGCTTAACACTAGAGCCATTGGCTTCGGCAGATGCAGTATTAAGTCAAGAAGAAAAAGAAGCAGGAGTAGCACTTATTGATATAGGAGGCGGTACAACAGATTTAGCAATTTTTAAAGATGGAATCATTCGTCATACAGCTGTAATTCCTTTCGGTGGAAATGTAATTACAGATGATATAAAAGAAGGTTGTTCGATTATCGAAAAACAAGCTGAGTTATTGAAGATTAAATTTGGTTCGGCATGGCCGGGTGAAAACAAAGACAATGAAATTGTTTCTATTCCAGGATTAAGAGGAAGAGAGCCAAAAGAAATTTCTTTGAAGAATTTATCAAAAATAATTCATGCACGTGTAGTCGAAATTGTTGATCAGGTTTTTACTGAAGTAAAAGCATACGGACATGAAGATCCTCGTAAAAAATTAATTGCAGGAATCGTTCTTACAGGTGGTGGAGCTCAACTAAAACACATTAAGCAGTTAGTAGAGTACATTACAGGTATGGATACCAGAATTGGATATCCAAATGAGCATTTGGCAGGTAATTCAAACGAAGAAATATCAAGCCCATTATATGCCACCGCTGTTGGTTTAGTAATGAACAGTATTGAAAACAGCACTCAAAGTGCCATAAGAATGGATGTTGTAGAACAACCAAAGGCACCTGTATATAGAGCCCCGGTACAACAGCAACATCATGAGGTTGAAGAATCTTATGTAGAAGCAGTTGAAGAAGTGAAGAAAGTAGTTAAAGAAGAATCGACTGAAACAAAAATAAGAAGATCATTTTTTGACCGCTATGTCGATAAAATCAAAGATTTTTTAGACAACGCTGAATAAGCGATTATAAAACAAGACAAGAATTAATATTTAATATCAAAAAACCAAAAATATGATGGGCAACTCAGAATTTGGAAGCATTTCATTTGATTTACCAAAAAATCAATCAAATGTAATAAAAGTTATCGGTGTAGGAGGTGGAGGTAGTAATGCTATAAACCACATGTTTAAGCAAGGAATTAAAGGGGTAGATTTTATCGTTTGTAATACCGATTCACAAGCGCTACAAAATAGTTCTGTGCCTAATAAAATTCAGTTAGGAGTTAATCTAACAGAAGGTTTAGGAGCAGGTGCTAACCCAGATGTAGGACAACAATCGGCTATCGAAAGCATTGCAGACATCGAAAAGATGTTGGATCGCAATACTAAGATGGTATTTATTACTGCAGGAATGGGTGGAGGTACCGGAACAGGTGCTGCGCCAGTAATTGCACAATTATCTAAGGAAAGAGAGATTCTTACAGTTGGAATCGTTACTATTCCGTTTCTTTTCGAAGGAAAAGTACGTCAGGAGCAAGCGCTTTTGGGTATCGAAAAGTTACGTAAGCAAGTTGATTCATTAATTGTAATCAATAATAATAAATTAAGAGAAGTATACGGGAATCTTGGATTTAAAGCAGGATTTTCTAAAGCGGATGAAGTTTTGGCAACAGCCTCAAGAGGTATTGCTGAAGTAATTACGCATCACTATACTCAAAATATCGATTTACGTGACGCCAAAACGGTATTGTCAAACAGTGGAACCGCTATAATGGGATCATCTACTGCATCTGGAGAAAACAGAGCAAAAGATGCTATTATTTCAGCATTGGATTCTCCATTGTTAAATGATAATAAAATTACTGGAGCCAAAAACGTATTGTTGCTTATCGTTTCAGGTTCTAATGAAATCACACTTGATGAAATAGGTGAGATCAATGATCACATTCAAGTAGAAGCTGGTTTTAATGCTAATATCATTATGGGGGTTGGTGAAGACGAAACTCTTGGTGATGCTATTGCTGTTACAATCATTGCTACAGGTTTTGATGTTGAACAACAAAATGAAATTGTAAATACAGAGCCTAAAAAAATTATACATACGTTAGAAGATGAGCAAAGAAGTGTTCATAATTTGACGAATAAAACACTTACTTCTTTTGATTTAAATGCTGAAACACCATCAACACCAAAAGCAGAAGAAAAAATTGTTTTTGAATTACTTGACGATGCACCTGAACCTACAGCAGTAGCGCCAATTGTTCAAGCACCAGTGATTAACGAAGATGAATTAGTTGTAATGTCTGAATTTATTAAAAATTTGGATGTAACTTTTGAAATCGTTTCTCCGATTACAGATATTGATTTTACAATTTCAGCTCCGGAAGTTGCCCCTGTAAGAGCTGTTCAACATAAAATCGTAGAAAAAGAAGAGCAAACTACTTTTTCTTTTGACTTGCCTCTTTTTAGAGCTGAACCAGAAGTGAAAGCAGAGCCAGTAGTAGAAGATACTAGAGTTTTGTTTGAATTAACAAATGAAACACGTGATATTAAAGTAAATCAGCCAGTACAATTCGTACCAGTTACGGAGCTTTCTGATAACGGAATTATCAAGTATTCTCTTGAAGAGTATATGGAACTTGAAAATGATTTAACTTCATCAAAACCTGCTGAAAAAGTAATTGAAGAAGTTATTCCAGAAGAGTTGAATATTACAGTTCACCAAAGAGCAGTAGCGCCAGAAACTAATTTTTCTGAAGAAGTATCTCCAATGGAGTTAACTATCGAAGAAACATTACGATTAAGAGCTGACGAAAGAAGAAAAAAATTAAAAGAATTTAATTATAAGTTCCATAATAATGTTTCTAGAGTAGAAGAATTAGAGAAAGAACCAGCCTACAAAAGATTAGGTATTGATCTTTCAAACAGTTCACAAAACAATACAAACTCAAGAATCTCTGTAGGAACAGATAGTAATAATGATTTGCAGTTGCGTTCTAATAATTCATTTTTGCACGACAACGTAGATTAATACGCTAAAATCAAAATGAGGTAACCCGAAAATTGAATTTAATTTTCGGGTTATTTTTTTTATCTTCGCACAGAATTAAGAAATTTGACTTTCTTTTGAAGTTTTAAAAGAATTTTTAATTTCATGGAGACATAAAGTCCCGTATAATAAAATGTCAATCTATAAGCCTAGCTTATTTAAAAATAGAACTAAAATGAGTTTACAAACAACCATCATGGACGAAATTAAAAACGCCATGAGAGCAAAAGATACTGTAGCATTGGAGGCTTTAAGAGCTATTAAATCAGAAATGTTATTGGCTGCTACAGCTTCAGGAACAAAAGAAGAATTAACAGAAGACGATGAAATTAAATTACTTCAAAGACTAGTTAAAACTCGTAAAGAAAGTGCTAGAATTTTTACAGAACAAAATCGTCCTGACTTGGCTGAACCAGAATTAGCACAAGTAGCGGTAATCGAAAAATTCTTACCAGCACAATTAAGTGAAGAAGAAATAGAAGCTGTAATTGCTAAAATTATTGCTGAAACTGGAGCTTCAGG encodes:
- the murG gene encoding undecaprenyldiphospho-muramoylpentapeptide beta-N-acetylglucosaminyltransferase, which codes for MTKYKFILSGGGTGGHIYPAIAIANELKLQYPDAEFLFVGAKDKMEMQKVPQAGYKIKGLWIAGLQRKITFQNAMFPFKLISSLLQSRRIIKAFKPDVVIGTGGFASGPLLQMAGSAGIPTVVQEQNSFPGITNKLLSSKASAICVAYENLERFFPADKIVLTGNPVRQDLIDIDSKRDEAVVFYNLDANKKTLLILGGSLGARRVNQLIEKELQNILSQNVQIIWQCGKLYFEDYKKYNQPNVKVVDFIERMDFVYAAADVIISRAGASSVSELCIVGKPVIFIPSPNVAEDHQTKNAQAIVDQKGAVLLKESELDSEFSIVFEALLKDEGKQKQLSENIKRLARPGATKAIVAEIIKLIK
- a CDS encoding cell division protein FtsQ/DivIB; the encoded protein is MKLINWVNVRLILMFGVVVFLFSFTSHRNGARNLKKSTVVFVGENAIFVKPEAVNKLLIENKRDASSIKKEGLDLNKIEKALNTQEMIEKSDVFVSIDGVLKAVVKQKTPIARIMNGNESFYIDYEGGKMPLSDNFTARVPLVSGDLKKENNGELATLFRMIYDDTFLKKNIIAIQIMPNGSLKMLNRNFNYEVDFGRMINVERKFNNYKAFFQKAVLDSSLYKYKKIDLRFTEQVVCTK
- the ftsA gene encoding cell division protein FtsA; protein product: MGKDNIAVGLDIGTTKIVAMIGKKNEYGKLEILGIGKSKSLGVARGVVNNITQTIQSIQQAIHEAENNSGYKIKDVVVGIAGQHIRSIQHTDYISRSNPEEVIGENDIQLLIDQVNKLAMLPGEEIIHVLPQEFKIDGQSEIKEPIGMYGGRLESSFHVVVGQASSIRNVGRCIQSSGIELSGLTLEPLASADAVLSQEEKEAGVALIDIGGGTTDLAIFKDGIIRHTAVIPFGGNVITDDIKEGCSIIEKQAELLKIKFGSAWPGENKDNEIVSIPGLRGREPKEISLKNLSKIIHARVVEIVDQVFTEVKAYGHEDPRKKLIAGIVLTGGGAQLKHIKQLVEYITGMDTRIGYPNEHLAGNSNEEISSPLYATAVGLVMNSIENSTQSAIRMDVVEQPKAPVYRAPVQQQHHEVEESYVEAVEEVKKVVKEESTETKIRRSFFDRYVDKIKDFLDNAE
- a CDS encoding four helix bundle protein, which produces MTTDGMKVRTKKFSLMVINLAEKLPNFGSSEIIASQIIKSGTSVGADYRAVCRSKSDEEFASKMEIVLEKADETLFWIEIIAEKKWIGISELETIWKEGNELTAILVNSLKAVNNRISVMS
- a CDS encoding GatB/YqeY domain-containing protein, yielding MSLQTTIMDEIKNAMRAKDTVALEALRAIKSEMLLAATASGTKEELTEDDEIKLLQRLVKTRKESARIFTEQNRPDLAEPELAQVAVIEKFLPAQLSEEEIEAVIAKIIAETGASGIASMGKVMGLASAQLGGTAEGKTISAIVKKLLV
- the ftsZ gene encoding cell division protein FtsZ, translated to MMGNSEFGSISFDLPKNQSNVIKVIGVGGGGSNAINHMFKQGIKGVDFIVCNTDSQALQNSSVPNKIQLGVNLTEGLGAGANPDVGQQSAIESIADIEKMLDRNTKMVFITAGMGGGTGTGAAPVIAQLSKEREILTVGIVTIPFLFEGKVRQEQALLGIEKLRKQVDSLIVINNNKLREVYGNLGFKAGFSKADEVLATASRGIAEVITHHYTQNIDLRDAKTVLSNSGTAIMGSSTASGENRAKDAIISALDSPLLNDNKITGAKNVLLLIVSGSNEITLDEIGEINDHIQVEAGFNANIIMGVGEDETLGDAIAVTIIATGFDVEQQNEIVNTEPKKIIHTLEDEQRSVHNLTNKTLTSFDLNAETPSTPKAEEKIVFELLDDAPEPTAVAPIVQAPVINEDELVVMSEFIKNLDVTFEIVSPITDIDFTISAPEVAPVRAVQHKIVEKEEQTTFSFDLPLFRAEPEVKAEPVVEDTRVLFELTNETRDIKVNQPVQFVPVTELSDNGIIKYSLEEYMELENDLTSSKPAEKVIEEVIPEELNITVHQRAVAPETNFSEEVSPMELTIEETLRLRADERRKKLKEFNYKFHNNVSRVEELEKEPAYKRLGIDLSNSSQNNTNSRISVGTDSNNDLQLRSNNSFLHDNVD
- the murC gene encoding UDP-N-acetylmuramate--L-alanine ligase, with product MNLNQIQNVYFIGIGGIGMSALARYFKNIGKQVSGYDKTPSTLTNELIESGINIHFEDNINLIPSDYFVENTLVIITPAVPITHSEWNYFLERNYVVKKRAEVLGIITKDTFSFAVAGTHGKTTTSSILGHILYESGADVTAFVGGIVENYNSNLIGNGKTVTVVEADEFDRSFLHLHPNIACITSMDADHLDIYGTSEAIEESFVEFASKVENKNNLFITKELPLEGVQCAINEDAPFKAFNVRIANGSYVFDVQTPSEIMKDLHFGLPGKHNLMNALMAIAMAKTYGTSTAAIANAIASFSGIRRRFSYQIKKDNLVYIDDYAHHPTEINAVNQAVRELYPGQKVLAVFQPHLFSRTRDFADGFAKSLSAFDEVILLDIYPARELPMEGITSQWLMDKMSNSNRKIVAKNDLLASIKASNATVIVTIGAGDLGELVPSIKNILNETN
- a CDS encoding FtsW/RodA/SpoVE family cell cycle protein, which encodes MKELVNKLKGDRVIWSFVALLALFSFMPVFSASSNLAYIGHGTGNTLGYLVKHLAHICIGFLIIYWVHKVPYHYFRAISKVALPVVWILLAYTLLKGTVIAGANASRWIQVPFIGITFQTSTLASMVLFIFVARYLSKTRDEDEPFQASLIQLWMPVFVTLMLILPANFSTTALIFSMVLMLTFIGKYPLKYIGIIIGSGVVMFLFFLLLAKAFPESRFFSRVGTWGSRIENFTTDKPDEDDYQIEKAKIAIASGKLGGLGPGKSVQKNFLPQSSSDFIYAIIVEEYGLIGGLTILGLYLLLMFRFVIASHKANTLFGKLVVVGLGFPMIFQAMINMAVAVELLPVTGQTLPLISSGGSSIWMTCFALGIIISVTKKDEEIEEELKEKEKREEVLKRMIDRQLQEENELESEEEVGGYSIEDNAKNPMDAVMK